ttgggcaggtaatgtaacagatagaaaatccacatcgggttacttcacattcgtgggaggtaatttggtgacatggagaagcaagaaacagaatgtagtagctttatccagtgcaaaagccgagttcagaggcatgactaaagggatttgtgaacttctttggttaagaaagttgcttactgaacttgggtataaacctacatccacaatgaatctcttttgtgacaacaaggctgctatagccattgcacagaatccggttcagcatgatcgtactaaacatgttgaggtggatcgacacttcatcaaacaaaatcttgaggctaaagtgtttcagtttccttttgtgaaatccgaggatcaattggcggatattttgacaaaggcgatttccagtaaagcattccacaattcactagatcagttgggcattggcgacatctatgcaccaacgtgagggggagtgttggcgtgacttgtggatattaacttactttccttacacaccaagaattcctattataattataattaatttactttaattcctgatttcctactgcaaatagatttatgaatttattatttacttgcccattcaggtttcgttgtattataaatatgacctcccacaaggagaagaatactcagaaaattcccacaaacaaatattctctcataattttcatattttagcaaaaaaatattagtattaATTGATTCACATGCCTAAATAATCGGCAAAACCGTAGGCCGTAGGTGATATAAGGCCATCTCTGAACGTTCCTTGGAATTATAGAACTCAATAACACAAACAAATGAATATTTAGTGAAATAATTATATACAGAACTTCCTGCAGTCATGCCAGCAATGTATTCAATAAAAGAATACAACCAAGTGACGAATTGCACGGCTACATGATCAATTGCTGAAAAATTCAGCTTCTCCTAAAGCACTGCGAACCTAATTTCGGTCAAGCATCTTTTTGAACACATCATGGAATTTCGTGTCAAATTTGCTTTCTCGTAGAAGCTATACCAATAGAGGCTCCATTAAAGGTTTAAAGGGAGCAGGTTGGAGTTTCATGGTGTAAGTAACTATCACAGAAATGAGTGAACAAAATGCCGGAACAAAACCCAAACCAAATCTTGTGACTGAGAAGTAGACATCATTTGAATGGTTTTCCTGTATGACTCGTGTACCtgcatgtaaaaaaaattaactattGGCATACTAGAAGTCATCACTTTTCATTCCCGAGTTTTGGCAACCATGATTTAAGAAGTACATAAAACAACTCTCCAATGTCTAACTTAATTAGGCCTAAAGACCCTGCATATGTGCACCTCAATGCTATTCGACTAGTAATGAAATCACTCattatatatgttatatttaattttgtcaagtttcgatgtgggacttcaCATTCTTCAACAATGTGCACCCCATTAAGTAATGATTGGATCTATTTCCACGTACACCTACGTTGATTTAAAGCTTAAACATCCGAAATATAGACTTCGAAATGCAATTTTTTATCTGAAAGGGAGATCCCACTACCCAAACTCTTTAAGCCTGATGAACTAAGAACcacataataattttatagatCCAGTTCAacaaaagtaagaaaaaacGCAAATAACCAATCATGTATCTTCCTAAATGCACACATATATTATTCAATAGAAAGAGATGagcataaatatatatttaatatagcAAATGATCCACAAAACTGTAACTTACTTTGATATGACTGAAGCACAAATAAGGCAAGCCCACACGAGATTTTGTCCATGAAGCTTAATGATCCACATACAAATGCGCAGCCATTGAGATCTCTGTCGATTAGAACACTTTGCATACTTACTCCAGTCACCTGTTACATCAAAATATGATTAAATCTGAATTTATAAACAACTACAACGTTAATGGATTAAAAATGGCAGTATGTTTTCAAACCATTAGGATTTCCATCAATAAAAGCTCTAGTTTTCTCTAATCTCAAGCTTCAGACTTGGAAATAGCTAAACGTAGAGTGAGAAATTTCAATCCCTAAAGGTCATTTCAAACCAATCTAGAGTGTTCTTACAGAGTTCTGAGCTGTCTCATGTTTTCAAATCCGTAGTACCACTTAAATCAACAGAGTAAACATCTATCATCTTTTACGTTGTTGACAAAATATCAGCTGGCAGGCATATGATATGGTCCAGCTTTCTAAGGGCAGTGTGCTCTTGTCCCTTAATATTTGTTTCAAGTATTAATGTATTAATGTTAACATACTTCATATTTCTTGTCCTGAACCAATTGAAACCCTAATCCCAAAGAACCAAACgacttaaatttaattaagttcAAAATCATGACAatgcttcatcatcttccttccaaaatgcaagcaatatgaaATGCACTTCAAAATTTCATGAAGCGAAGATGAAAGCACCAAATTGGACATCATACCATCATTAGCGCGTTTGCTATGCCAATAGATACGGATATAATGTACATTAAAGCACTCATGCTTCCAGGTAAAAACAGGATCCCTGCCCCACAAAATATCCAAACAATGGCTCCAGCAGAATAGCAGGCCTTCAAGCATTGGCCAGTCCACGAGATCTCCTATAATATGAATACTTAATGGTTAGATATCAACACAACAAAGTACATATGAATAAGAATTTCAGCAAACAAACTGAGTTTCATGGGGACCTGTAGTATTATAGATACGAGGAAGCTGCTAATGTAGATAATTGCAGGAACCTATTCCCATCAATTACAAAAGATAAGTCGGTCTTGCattcttcaaaaattaaataatctCTAACATCAGAAGAAATATAATGACAATATTTTTGTGGTAGTACCAGAGCTTTAGCTGATTGTGCCATGCGCAGATCATCTATAACATAGAATGCAAGATATGCCTGAACAAGAGAAAGCCATCTAGATATAAGAACTGCAAAGGTTGCGACCAAGACCTGGCAATAACTTCTATTATGCGGGGATAATATTGCAAAAGTGGTTTCCTAAAGAAGTCACTATCATAATGGAGTTCTCAACTTGGATGCTCCGTAGGGACTATCAGCTGTCCCTTTCTTATTAGATACAGTAAAAATTGAGTTATTTCTTtcatgaagaaaaacaagcatcacaaagagggagaaaaaagaagtcCTGACCTGTGAAACATTGACCACTAGTCTGGTAAGCACATAAACAAGAGCAACCTGATAATACAGAACTCTCTTGAACCAGTATGTCCATGAAATCCTTGAACGATTATTTCCTTGTAAGCTTACTTTTAATCTGCAAGTGTAATAAACTTGATTAGTACAATCAACTATCAACAGTTGGATAGTGACAACTTACAAGATTTTAAGGATTATTACAGAAAAAATATGCTTCACTTTTTAGAAACATACACAGTAACATTTGAAATCTGAGAACAAACCACTAATGTGGATACATGCCTAAAGGCTAACAACATAAAGAATACTAATGATGGACTTTCTGATAAAGATAGGGAAAGAACAGAGGAGAAAATTGAGTAAATAGAGAGCAAAACAGTTGATGAATCAGCAACAGCCAACAGTTAAACCAAGAACAGGGAGAAAGTCTTGCTGCCTCTGGACCTGTGACCTGTAAGACGCTAGAATGGTTTTTTGAGAACTCAGTGAGAGTGAAAATCAGGGAGCAACCTAGTGCTATTTTGTTGGGTTTCAACAACAGGGGGCCTGGGAATCAGAAACAGGTAAGCCGAGAATGAGCAAATCAGGAAGAACTAGGTGTTGACAGAAGAGCAATTGCTCAAATCCCCATACGGGTGCAGGTGGCCTGATAGACATGTGctttttgtaaaataaatacaaatattctTCTTGCAGCCCACATAAAAAATGCTTCTTATAATATGataatgataaataaaaatcagtaTTTGGTGAACATTATGaatcaaaagtgaaaaagaaaaatcagcaaACCTTGGCTCTTTGGTTCCGAGATGAAATATACCCACAAAGCAGCATCCTATGAAGATTGACAAATATGCAATCCACCGGTACTGCTCATTTGTGATCGTGATGTGATGGACATGCTTGAAGAGAAGCCCTTAATAGGTAGATCACAAATGCTTAGAAAATGACAATACCTGATTTTCAATGTCGGCATGTGTGCTTGCTATAGTGACACCAAAGACTATAAAAGCAACTGCATACAGGCTGAGGTTGGCAACCtttaaaagatttaaaaattttcaataaacacaaacattaaataaaaaacatggAGCTGATTAATcaattcaaaaattcaaaggGAAACTTACCATATTAAAAGCATTTCGACAGCTAGCTAGGACCACTCTGCTTGTTGAATTCAGTGTAATGCAATTCAACATAGACCTGCAATAGAACAGTTATTTTTCATAAGTGTTTAGATATTCCAAAGCCCAAAAGAACatgccttttcatttttttaaacctAAAATGAGGGGGTGGGGGGAGCA
The Prunus dulcis chromosome 2, ALMONDv2, whole genome shotgun sequence DNA segment above includes these coding regions:
- the LOC117619468 gene encoding major facilitator superfamily domain-containing protein 12 isoform X1, producing the protein MADSTEEDDSFTKPLGRCTVTYYGVGHMLNDITASCWFTYLLLYLTDIGLSPRDAATVMLSGQIADGFATIFAGELIDRFGHFKLWHGAGSVLVAISFSSVFGGCMPCKIFGTSSSTLRTVGYSMFAAIFNVGWAATQVSHMSMLNCITLNSTSRVVLASCRNAFNMVANLSLYAVAFIVFGVTIASTHADIENQYRWIAYLSIFIGCCFVGIFHLGTKEPRLKVSLQGNNRSRISWTYWFKRVLYYQVALVYVLTRLVVNVSQAYLAFYVIDDLRMAQSAKALVPAIIYISSFLVSIILQEISWTGQCLKACYSAGAIVWIFCGAGILFLPGSMSALMYIISVSIGIANALMMVTGVSMQSVLIDRDLNGCAFVCGSLSFMDKISCGLALFVLQSYQSTRVIQENHSNDVYFSVTRFGLGFVPAFCSLISVIVTYTMKLQPAPFKPLMEPLLV
- the LOC117619468 gene encoding major facilitator superfamily domain-containing protein 12 isoform X2: MADSTEEDDSFTKPLGRCTVTYYGVGHMLNDITASCWFTYLLLYLTDIGLSPRDAATVMLSGQIADGFATIFAGELIDRFGHFKLWHGAGSVLVAISFSSVFGGCMPCKIFGTSSSTLRTVGYSMFAAIFNVGWAATQVSHMSMLNCITLNSTSRVVLASCRNAFNMVANLSLYAVAFIVFGVTIASTHADIENQYRWIAYLSIFIGCCFVGIFHLGTKEPRLKVSLQGNNRSRISWTYWFKRVLYYQVALVYVLTRLVVNVSQEISWTGQCLKACYSAGAIVWIFCGAGILFLPGSMSALMYIISVSIGIANALMMVTGVSMQSVLIDRDLNGCAFVCGSLSFMDKISCGLALFVLQSYQSTRVIQENHSNDVYFSVTRFGLGFVPAFCSLISVIVTYTMKLQPAPFKPLMEPLLV
- the LOC117619468 gene encoding major facilitator superfamily domain-containing protein 12 isoform X4 — encoded protein: MDLQPYLLANWFGHFKLWHGAGSVLVAISFSSVFGGCMPCKIFGTSSSTLRTVGYSMFAAIFNVGWAATQVSHMSMLNCITLNSTSRVVLASCRNAFNMVANLSLYAVAFIVFGVTIASTHADIENQYRWIAYLSIFIGCCFVGIFHLGTKEPRLKVSLQGNNRSRISWTYWFKRVLYYQVALVYVLTRLVVNVSQAYLAFYVIDDLRMAQSAKALVPAIIYISSFLVSIILQEISWTGQCLKACYSAGAIVWIFCGAGILFLPGSMSALMYIISVSIGIANALMMVTGVSMQSVLIDRDLNGCAFVCGSLSFMDKISCGLALFVLQSYQSTRVIQENHSNDVYFSVTRFGLGFVPAFCSLISVIVTYTMKLQPAPFKPLMEPLLV
- the LOC117619468 gene encoding major facilitator superfamily domain-containing protein 12 isoform X3, with protein sequence MLSGQIADGFATIFAGELIDRFGHFKLWHGAGSVLVAISFSSVFGGCMPCKIFGTSSSTLRTVGYSMFAAIFNVGWAATQVSHMSMLNCITLNSTSRVVLASCRNAFNMVANLSLYAVAFIVFGVTIASTHADIENQYRWIAYLSIFIGCCFVGIFHLGTKEPRLKVSLQGNNRSRISWTYWFKRVLYYQVALVYVLTRLVVNVSQAYLAFYVIDDLRMAQSAKALVPAIIYISSFLVSIILQEISWTGQCLKACYSAGAIVWIFCGAGILFLPGSMSALMYIISVSIGIANALMMVTGVSMQSVLIDRDLNGCAFVCGSLSFMDKISCGLALFVLQSYQSTRVIQENHSNDVYFSVTRFGLGFVPAFCSLISVIVTYTMKLQPAPFKPLMEPLLV